The proteins below come from a single Mesobacillus jeotgali genomic window:
- a CDS encoding DUF2249 domain-containing protein, translating to MTFNVIINVPDYAPRDKHPTIFNHFDSLKKGEFMQIVNDHDPRPLQYQFMMERAESFSWEYLEEGPETWRVAIGKTK from the coding sequence ATGACTTTCAACGTTATTATCAATGTACCTGATTATGCACCACGGGATAAACACCCTACGATATTCAATCATTTTGATTCTCTGAAAAAGGGAGAATTCATGCAAATTGTCAATGACCACGACCCTAGACCGCTGCAATACCAATTCATGATGGAGCGCGCGGAGTCATTTTCATGGGAGTATCTTGAAGAAGGCCCAGAAACATGGCGTGTGGCGATCGGCAAAACGAAATAA
- a CDS encoding nitric-oxide reductase large subunit: MELQHGTSTKAVVKKNRNSLLKSVLIITLLLSFTVLLTGGYWIFKDMAPRPLEATSAKGEVILTKESIMGGQAVFQKYGLMDYGTVLGHGSYMGPDYTAEALKIYSDGMQDFRAKEKYGKDFEGLAEDEQTIIRDTVMKEMRENRYVPDTDKLVLTDAQIYGHEKVREFYHTIFTEGDQWGLKPGLIQERHMPDGERAWVSKGDQIEQIADFFFWTAWLSSTERPDDDITYTNNWPYYEDAGNTMSFSAIWWSGASVTILILFVGLILFVFYRYHLGMQEAYTAGNFPKIDLRKLPLTSSQLKTGKYFAVVSVLFFVQAMFGALLAHYYIEPDSFFGMKWVHDILPFNITKGFHLQLAIFWIATAWLGMGIFIAPLVGGHEPKRQGLLVDILFWALVVLVAGSMIGQWLGANGYLGNNWFLLGHQGWEYLELGRLWQFILATGMLIWLFIVFRGIKSGLKRESDKGGLIHLLFYSAIAVPAFYFFAFMINPGTHYTFADYWRWWIIHLWVEGIFEVFAVVVIGFLMVQMKLVTKKSTIKALYFQLILLMGAGVIGIGHHYYYNGSSEVWIALGSVFSALEVIPLTLLILEAYEQYKMMRDGGVDFPYKGTFWFLISVAIWNLVGAGVLGFLINLPAVSFLEHGQFLTPAHGHAAMMGVYGMFAGAVLIYSLRNIVNPEKWSDRWVKFIVIMLNVGLAGMVFLSLLPVGYLQLKEAYFNGYAASRSSQFLQGETVEMLLTLRSIPDTIFLIGVAALAIFSVKALFNLRKVTHKEGEQLPVKDLAVDED; the protein is encoded by the coding sequence ATGGAACTCCAGCATGGAACATCCACGAAGGCAGTGGTCAAGAAAAATAGAAACTCACTGTTGAAATCCGTACTCATCATTACATTATTACTAAGCTTTACAGTACTCCTGACAGGAGGTTACTGGATCTTTAAAGATATGGCTCCAAGGCCGCTTGAAGCCACAAGCGCAAAGGGAGAAGTCATCTTAACAAAAGAAAGCATCATGGGAGGGCAGGCTGTCTTCCAAAAGTATGGTCTGATGGATTATGGAACTGTATTAGGGCATGGATCCTATATGGGACCTGATTATACTGCAGAAGCTTTGAAGATTTATTCTGATGGGATGCAAGACTTCAGGGCAAAGGAGAAATACGGTAAAGATTTCGAAGGCTTGGCAGAGGATGAACAAACAATCATCCGAGACACTGTCATGAAGGAAATGCGTGAAAATCGTTATGTACCTGATACAGATAAGCTGGTGCTGACAGACGCACAAATATATGGGCACGAAAAGGTAAGGGAATTTTATCATACTATTTTTACTGAAGGTGACCAGTGGGGTCTAAAACCAGGGCTAATCCAGGAAAGGCATATGCCGGACGGGGAGCGCGCCTGGGTCTCAAAGGGTGATCAGATTGAACAAATCGCTGATTTCTTTTTCTGGACAGCTTGGCTATCAAGTACAGAAAGACCTGACGATGATATAACTTATACAAATAACTGGCCATATTATGAGGACGCAGGTAACACCATGTCATTCTCGGCGATCTGGTGGAGCGGGGCGAGTGTAACCATTCTGATCCTGTTCGTAGGCTTGATCCTGTTTGTCTTCTATCGCTATCATTTGGGAATGCAAGAGGCTTATACAGCGGGTAACTTCCCTAAAATCGATTTGAGGAAGCTTCCGCTTACATCTTCACAATTGAAAACGGGTAAATATTTTGCAGTTGTATCCGTGCTGTTCTTTGTTCAGGCAATGTTCGGAGCGCTGCTGGCACACTATTATATTGAGCCTGATAGTTTCTTTGGAATGAAATGGGTCCATGATATCCTGCCTTTCAACATTACAAAAGGTTTCCACTTGCAGCTCGCGATTTTCTGGATTGCAACAGCGTGGCTTGGAATGGGAATCTTCATTGCTCCGCTTGTAGGCGGACATGAACCAAAACGCCAGGGATTACTAGTCGACATTCTTTTCTGGGCATTAGTAGTGCTTGTAGCCGGCAGCATGATTGGCCAATGGCTTGGTGCAAACGGCTACCTGGGTAACAATTGGTTCTTATTAGGCCACCAGGGCTGGGAATATCTAGAGCTGGGACGTTTATGGCAGTTCATACTTGCGACCGGAATGCTGATCTGGCTGTTCATCGTATTCCGCGGAATCAAGAGTGGTTTGAAAAGGGAATCAGATAAAGGCGGGCTGATTCACCTATTGTTCTACTCAGCTATCGCCGTACCGGCATTTTACTTCTTTGCCTTCATGATCAATCCAGGCACACACTATACCTTTGCTGACTACTGGCGCTGGTGGATCATCCATCTATGGGTTGAAGGGATATTCGAAGTTTTCGCAGTCGTTGTCATTGGTTTCTTAATGGTCCAAATGAAGCTTGTCACGAAAAAATCAACAATAAAAGCATTATACTTCCAATTAATCCTGCTGATGGGAGCAGGTGTCATCGGCATCGGCCACCATTATTATTACAATGGTTCTTCAGAGGTTTGGATCGCACTGGGCTCTGTATTTTCTGCACTTGAAGTCATCCCATTAACCTTGCTCATCCTGGAAGCATATGAGCAGTACAAAATGATGAGGGATGGGGGAGTCGATTTCCCTTACAAAGGTACATTCTGGTTCTTGATTTCAGTAGCGATCTGGAACCTGGTTGGTGCAGGGGTACTCGGATTCCTGATCAACCTGCCTGCAGTAAGCTTCCTTGAACACGGTCAGTTCCTGACACCAGCACACGGCCACGCGGCGATGATGGGTGTGTATGGAATGTTCGCAGGGGCAGTATTGATCTATTCATTGCGCAATATTGTTAACCCTGAAAAATGGAGCGACAGGTGGGTTAAATTCATTGTCATCATGCTGAATGTAGGCTTGGCCGGAATGGTATTCCTGTCATTGCTGCCAGTCGGGTATCTACAGTTAAAAGAAGCGTACTTCAATGGCTATGCAGCTTCACGTTCATCCCAGTTCTTGCAGGGAGAAACGGTTGAAATGCTGCTGACCTTGAGATCAATCCCTGATACAATCTTCTTGATTGGTGTTGCTGCGCTGGCAATATTCAGCGTAAAAGCACTCTTCAATCTCCGTAAAGTGACACATAAAGAGGGAGAACAGCTGCCAGTAAAAGATTTGGCTGTTGATGAAGACTAA
- a CDS encoding Crp/Fnr family transcriptional regulator: MHISQIRQQLKEVPIFKELSPEELDPIVEIAQPRFFKNKMYAFMQGDPLDRVFFIYSGKVKIYKTDSSGREQIVSVLESGEMFPHAGFFRKGQYPAHAEVMEDTQMIIVPISKFEEILVAYPELSIKLFRVLGEKIIDLQARLEEQILHNTYEQIIMLLLRLCKTNGEKKEHGFKLTTHFTNKEFANMIGTSRETVSRTINHLKKKDYLSLDPDGYYLIDHEKLHQELF; the protein is encoded by the coding sequence ATGCATATATCTCAAATCAGACAGCAATTAAAAGAAGTTCCTATATTCAAAGAATTGTCACCAGAAGAGCTGGACCCTATTGTTGAAATTGCCCAGCCAAGATTCTTTAAGAATAAAATGTATGCTTTCATGCAGGGAGATCCGCTTGACCGGGTTTTCTTCATCTATTCAGGTAAAGTAAAGATTTATAAAACAGACTCGTCTGGCAGGGAACAAATCGTATCAGTCCTTGAATCCGGTGAAATGTTCCCTCACGCCGGATTCTTCAGGAAAGGTCAATATCCAGCTCACGCGGAAGTAATGGAGGACACACAGATGATCATCGTACCAATCTCCAAATTTGAAGAGATCCTGGTTGCCTATCCTGAACTTTCTATTAAGTTATTCCGTGTCCTTGGCGAGAAAATCATCGATTTGCAGGCCAGGCTCGAGGAACAGATTCTTCACAATACTTACGAACAGATCATTATGCTGTTACTCCGTCTATGCAAGACAAATGGAGAAAAGAAGGAACATGGATTTAAATTGACCACCCATTTTACCAATAAGGAATTTGCCAATATGATCGGTACTTCCAGGGAAACGGTCAGCAGAACCATCAACCATTTAAAGAAGAAAGATTACTTAAGTCTGGATCCTGACGGCTACTATCTGATTGACCATGAAAAATTGCATCAAGAATTGTTTTAA
- a CDS encoding DUF2249 domain-containing protein, with protein MEHRTIELDVREDINNKLEPFQKIMEAIGELQMNDSLVLHAPFKPVPLYGVLKAKGFEHEVEKIEAKHYKITFTKTGGK; from the coding sequence ATGGAACATAGAACAATTGAACTGGACGTGCGGGAGGATATCAATAACAAGCTGGAGCCATTTCAAAAAATCATGGAAGCTATTGGCGAGCTGCAAATGAATGACAGCCTGGTTCTCCATGCTCCCTTCAAGCCTGTCCCATTATATGGAGTATTAAAAGCAAAGGGCTTTGAGCACGAAGTTGAAAAAATCGAAGCAAAACATTATAAAATCACTTTTACCAAAACAGGAGGGAAGTAA
- a CDS encoding DUF2249 domain-containing protein, producing MILDNRGLEPPQPMIRTLAKLEELEPGETLIIINDRRPMFLFEQLDELGFLYLTEQQEDGSYRVTISRKAG from the coding sequence ATGATACTCGACAATAGGGGGCTTGAACCGCCACAGCCGATGATCAGGACGCTGGCTAAGCTTGAAGAGCTTGAACCAGGAGAGACGCTTATCATCATTAATGACCGCCGGCCGATGTTCCTGTTCGAGCAGCTGGATGAACTTGGTTTTTTATACTTGACTGAACAGCAAGAAGATGGCAGTTATCGAGTGACTATTTCCCGAAAAGCGGGGTGA